From one Peredibacter starrii genomic stretch:
- a CDS encoding DODA-type extradiol aromatic ring-opening family dioxygenase codes for MKAIPSLFVSYELPPLALQDDPYNTSLVNFGRYLGSSLKGIVCVSSQWTTPGPVQITTMAQSSIQYNFQGFQQELYEMTYEPPVSFELEAIVAELLEKQNFETTYNEHYGFDHGVWMPLRLIRPEADIPVVQISIPMIDDPRMLLKLGHALSSLREQGILVLGSGAAALNTGKLVWHARGEDIHPKSKEFNQWLEEKLMSADIENILDYRKAAPHSDFANPTSAGLMPLIFIMGTSIAGDRPQIVYKGFKYSTASLLSVCLSEDSIPEGLLS; via the coding sequence ATGAAAGCTATTCCCAGTTTATTTGTGAGTTACGAATTGCCCCCTTTAGCGCTGCAGGATGATCCTTACAACACTTCGTTGGTGAATTTTGGACGCTATTTGGGAAGTTCTCTGAAGGGAATAGTTTGCGTTTCTTCACAATGGACAACACCGGGACCAGTGCAGATCACGACCATGGCCCAGTCTTCGATTCAGTATAACTTCCAAGGTTTTCAGCAGGAACTGTACGAGATGACTTACGAGCCGCCAGTTTCATTTGAGCTGGAAGCGATTGTGGCAGAACTTTTAGAAAAGCAGAACTTTGAGACGACCTATAATGAGCACTATGGTTTTGATCATGGTGTTTGGATGCCGCTACGATTGATCAGGCCGGAAGCAGATATTCCAGTTGTTCAAATTTCGATTCCGATGATTGATGATCCAAGAATGCTTTTGAAATTGGGGCATGCTTTATCGTCACTGAGAGAGCAGGGGATTCTGGTTTTAGGAAGTGGGGCCGCCGCTCTTAATACCGGTAAGCTTGTCTGGCACGCTCGCGGAGAAGATATTCATCCGAAGAGCAAGGAATTTAATCAATGGCTTGAAGAAAAACTAATGTCTGCGGACATTGAAAATATTCTGGACTACAGAAAGGCCGCTCCTCACTCTGATTTTGCCAACCCAACTTCGGCGGGGCTTATGCCTCTGATTTTCATCATGGGAACTTCCATTGCTGGTGACAGGCCTCAGATTGTTTATAAGGGCTTCAAGTACAGCACAGCTTCATTGCTTTCGGTTTGTTTAAGTGAAGACTCAATTCCGGAAGGACTTCTTTCTTAG
- a CDS encoding sensor histidine kinase, whose protein sequence is MISLISLYTLVRISDVAVGDYRLGYLLYIGRSIEKSNNYRPVSKINVNKVKDPPLPQGDTLNLLKLTEFGPDLGESATMTEKRTRPLLWLASQEGIILSSNTDAPLPIDWRDLKLPKKIHGMESNESNILEPKTFVVKLNTTPTTYLISHNERTLFQGPYLLIQGTHTFTTAALAVFLALSISFYYLRRKSNEARKVLARLESGDLKARFEINRYDEFGNLILDFNRMADEIEKLVKRVQDTEVSRSNLLQELGHDLRTPMTSLTTAFETLKLHGDQLSSDDCQEIFAMITTDIRYFKELLDKLTLVATIDGPHYKASTETIDLNSLLQTELYSRQIAAGHALSWNLIHTDEMTPYILGDSHLITRLFRNAFDNASRYASNNITVKINVQKERVEVLVMDDGPGLTPESIQSFGKRRERRQRKEKDPNDFSLGLGSVIMKTITQVHGGTIEMMNVISQEQIKGACLKVTFQKMQA, encoded by the coding sequence ATGATCAGTTTAATTTCACTCTACACCCTCGTGAGAATTTCTGACGTGGCGGTGGGTGATTATCGTTTGGGATATCTTCTTTATATCGGGCGTTCTATCGAAAAATCGAATAACTATCGTCCAGTTTCTAAAATCAATGTAAATAAAGTGAAGGATCCCCCGCTTCCTCAGGGGGACACACTTAATCTCTTAAAGCTAACGGAGTTTGGCCCGGACTTGGGTGAATCAGCAACCATGACCGAGAAAAGAACCCGTCCTCTTCTGTGGCTTGCGTCCCAGGAAGGAATTATTCTTTCAAGTAATACCGATGCTCCTCTGCCGATTGATTGGCGAGATCTAAAACTTCCCAAAAAAATTCACGGGATGGAATCTAATGAGTCCAATATTCTGGAACCGAAGACCTTTGTCGTAAAACTAAACACGACTCCGACTACTTATTTGATTTCCCACAACGAAAGAACCTTGTTTCAAGGTCCTTATCTTTTGATCCAAGGGACACATACATTCACAACAGCAGCGTTGGCGGTCTTTCTCGCGCTTTCAATCAGCTTTTATTATCTTCGTCGTAAATCGAATGAAGCGAGAAAGGTTTTGGCACGTCTTGAATCAGGTGATTTAAAGGCCCGTTTTGAAATTAATCGCTATGATGAATTCGGTAACCTCATTCTTGACTTCAATCGAATGGCCGATGAAATCGAAAAACTCGTGAAGCGCGTTCAGGACACTGAAGTCTCCCGCTCAAATCTTCTGCAGGAGCTTGGACATGATCTTCGTACTCCGATGACAAGTCTTACCACTGCCTTTGAAACCCTGAAACTCCATGGTGATCAGCTTTCTTCGGATGACTGCCAGGAGATCTTTGCCATGATCACGACGGATATTCGTTACTTCAAAGAACTGCTGGATAAACTTACTCTGGTGGCAACCATTGATGGCCCTCACTACAAGGCCTCAACTGAGACCATTGATTTGAATTCACTTCTTCAAACTGAGCTCTACTCCCGTCAAATCGCCGCGGGCCATGCCCTAAGCTGGAACCTGATCCACACGGATGAGATGACACCTTATATCTTGGGCGACTCTCACTTGATCACACGCTTGTTCCGCAATGCTTTTGACAATGCCTCTCGCTATGCCTCGAATAACATTACAGTAAAGATCAATGTACAGAAAGAAAGAGTTGAAGTTCTTGTGATGGATGATGGTCCAGGTCTAACTCCAGAATCTATTCAATCATTCGGTAAACGTCGTGAACGTCGTCAGCGTAAAGAGAAAGATCCAAATGATTTTTCACTTGGACTTGGCTCAGTCATCATGAAGACCATTACGCAAGTTCATGGAGGAACGATTGAAATGATGAATGTTATCTCGCAGGAACAAATCAAAGGCGCTTGTCTTAAAGTTACTTTTCAGAAGATGCAGGCATAA
- a CDS encoding alpha/beta hydrolase, giving the protein MVKSILIVSLFSSTVFAALTPNPQMKKVLDKLDEKGARPVEHLSVEEAREQPSAPEAVKAIAPKPKDNLAEVKDIKIQGADGKLKARLYRPKGKGPFPVVVYYHGGGWVLSDIDTYDATPRSLAAKTNAIFIAVEYRRAPEDRFPAAHDDAFAAYQWVLKNAMTFDGDPKKIAVAGESTGGNLALNVAIMARDQSLQIPIHELLIYPVASTKMNTSSYKINGDAKPLNKAKMNWYFSKYLRSPQDKEDPRIDLLKASFRGLSPATIITAEIDPLQVEGRELAEKMERQGVEVTYRNYEGVTHEFFGMTGVLKEAQEAQNEASLKLQKSFGK; this is encoded by the coding sequence ATGGTGAAGAGCATCCTGATTGTTTCTCTTTTCTCAAGCACTGTCTTTGCGGCCCTGACTCCCAATCCTCAGATGAAGAAAGTTCTGGATAAGCTCGATGAGAAAGGTGCGAGGCCTGTTGAGCATTTGTCAGTAGAAGAAGCGAGAGAACAACCAAGTGCACCTGAAGCAGTCAAGGCCATCGCACCAAAACCAAAAGATAATCTTGCTGAAGTAAAAGATATAAAGATTCAGGGAGCAGATGGAAAGCTGAAAGCGCGGCTTTATCGTCCGAAAGGTAAGGGGCCCTTTCCCGTAGTGGTTTATTATCATGGTGGAGGATGGGTCTTATCAGATATTGATACTTATGACGCCACTCCCAGATCACTTGCGGCAAAAACCAACGCAATTTTTATTGCAGTCGAATATCGTCGGGCCCCTGAGGACCGCTTTCCTGCCGCTCATGATGATGCATTCGCCGCCTATCAGTGGGTCTTAAAAAATGCTATGACCTTTGATGGGGATCCGAAAAAAATCGCGGTCGCGGGTGAGAGTACAGGAGGAAATCTTGCGCTCAATGTGGCGATCATGGCGCGGGATCAAAGTCTTCAAATTCCGATCCATGAACTCCTCATTTATCCCGTTGCCTCAACCAAGATGAATACATCATCTTACAAAATTAACGGCGATGCAAAACCACTTAATAAGGCGAAGATGAATTGGTACTTCTCAAAATATCTGCGCTCACCTCAGGATAAAGAAGATCCACGTATTGATTTATTAAAAGCAAGTTTCAGGGGCCTTTCACCGGCGACCATCATTACTGCAGAGATTGATCCTTTACAGGTCGAAGGAAGAGAACTTGCAGAAAAGATGGAGAGGCAAGGGGTGGAAGTGACTTATCGAAATTACGAAGGAGTGACTCACGAATTTTTTGGAATGACCGGAGTTTTGAAAGAAGCGCAAGAAGCGCAGAATGAAGCATCACTGAAATTACAAAAATCTTTTGGAAAATAA
- a CDS encoding response regulator transcription factor: MPKILIVEDDPQITKILKLNLKLSGFETDNAMTFQDAWQKINADHFDLLLLDIGLPDGNGLDLCQKVRESGNDVPIVFLSALTDEATVVKGIKNGADDYLRKPFGLEELKVRVNKFVKKIAPHLQVVKFGDLTIDPVKRVVTVMGEMITLGRKELDILTLLARKSGDIVTRENILSTLYENADLYDRTVDSHMSHLRRKIREVAGQTLQISSVYGLGYRLEWKA; the protein is encoded by the coding sequence ATGCCAAAAATTTTAATTGTAGAAGACGATCCTCAAATCACAAAAATCCTTAAACTCAATCTAAAACTAAGTGGCTTCGAAACTGATAATGCAATGACCTTCCAGGATGCCTGGCAGAAGATCAACGCCGATCATTTCGACCTTTTGTTATTAGACATAGGCCTTCCGGATGGAAACGGTCTCGATCTTTGTCAGAAGGTTCGCGAAAGCGGAAATGATGTTCCTATCGTTTTCCTTAGTGCCCTGACTGATGAAGCGACCGTTGTTAAAGGAATCAAAAACGGAGCGGACGATTATCTTCGTAAACCATTTGGTCTTGAAGAGCTAAAAGTTCGTGTGAATAAATTCGTGAAGAAGATCGCCCCTCACCTTCAAGTGGTGAAGTTCGGTGATCTCACAATTGATCCTGTAAAACGAGTGGTTACAGTGATGGGAGAGATGATTACTTTAGGAAGAAAAGAGCTGGATATTCTGACTCTTCTGGCCCGTAAGTCAGGAGACATCGTGACTCGCGAGAATATTCTTTCAACTCTTTATGAAAACGCGGATCTTTATGACCGTACAGTGGACTCACATATGAGTCACTTACGTCGTAAAATTCGTGAAGTGGCAGGGCAGACCTTACAGATCAGCTCTGTTTATGGATTAGGATATCGACTGGAATGGAAGGCATAA
- a CDS encoding metallophosphoesterase family protein gives MIRIAAAGDVHFDRKSHNRLAQHFTGLNEKADVFLLAGDLTQTGHPEEMKVLAEDLKKCPIPIVAVLGNHDYHVDQVETVLSILKDAGVTVLEGNSVTLNIGGYTVGIAGAKGFGGGFVGACGSDFGEPEMKAFMRHSKNHARTLENTIKEMETDYKIVLLHYSPTAQTLVGEKKEIYPFLGCYYLAEAIDYGKADIAFHGHAHGGVEKGETPGGVPVRNVAQPVIRHAFNIYTLEKNIELIVSEKKHMSFNPAMS, from the coding sequence ATGATCAGAATAGCTGCTGCCGGAGATGTTCACTTTGACCGGAAGTCACACAATCGTCTGGCCCAACATTTCACGGGTCTCAATGAAAAGGCCGATGTCTTTCTTCTCGCGGGCGATCTCACACAAACCGGTCATCCGGAAGAGATGAAGGTCCTGGCCGAAGATTTAAAGAAATGTCCCATACCTATCGTGGCAGTCCTTGGAAATCATGACTATCATGTGGACCAGGTCGAAACCGTATTGAGTATTTTAAAAGACGCAGGAGTTACTGTTCTTGAAGGAAACTCTGTCACTCTCAATATCGGCGGTTATACAGTCGGAATTGCCGGGGCCAAGGGATTCGGTGGGGGCTTTGTTGGAGCGTGTGGTTCAGATTTTGGAGAGCCTGAGATGAAGGCCTTCATGAGACATTCAAAAAATCATGCTCGAACCTTAGAGAACACCATTAAGGAAATGGAGACAGATTATAAAATTGTTCTTCTCCACTACTCACCAACGGCCCAAACCTTAGTGGGAGAGAAAAAAGAAATTTACCCATTTCTTGGTTGTTACTATCTTGCTGAGGCCATCGATTACGGGAAGGCCGATATCGCTTTTCATGGTCATGCTCATGGAGGAGTTGAGAAAGGAGAAACTCCAGGTGGAGTTCCGGTGAGAAATGTGGCCCAACCGGTTATCCGTCACGCCTTTAATATCTATACGCTGGAAAAGAACATTGAACTCATCGTTTCTGAGAAGAAACACATGAGTTTCAATCCTGCCATGTCATAA
- a CDS encoding GNAT family N-acetyltransferase translates to MLNYLRLSGEEARAFVNELAALRLKVFWDFPYLYEGTLEYEKNYLETYFKARHSFIFLVQDGDMIVGATTGIWAQEEEESFRKPFMDAGFDPSKVFYFGESVLLNEYRGKGIGKKFFQEREAYARSLPFIERLSFCAVERPVDHALRPKDYEPLDTFWHSQGFKKVPGLVTRYEWQDRNESSPTTKNMQFWMKDL, encoded by the coding sequence ATGCTAAACTATCTTCGTCTATCAGGAGAGGAAGCACGAGCTTTCGTAAATGAGCTGGCCGCCCTCCGTTTAAAAGTATTCTGGGATTTTCCTTATCTCTATGAAGGGACACTCGAGTACGAAAAAAATTACCTCGAAACTTACTTCAAAGCACGTCACTCTTTCATCTTCCTGGTTCAGGACGGTGACATGATCGTTGGTGCCACGACGGGAATTTGGGCCCAGGAAGAAGAGGAAAGTTTTCGCAAACCATTTATGGATGCAGGCTTTGATCCTTCGAAGGTCTTCTACTTTGGAGAATCAGTTCTCTTAAACGAATATCGCGGTAAAGGAATTGGGAAGAAATTCTTTCAGGAACGTGAGGCCTATGCTCGTTCACTACCTTTTATTGAAAGACTATCTTTTTGTGCAGTAGAAAGGCCGGTCGATCATGCTTTGAGACCTAAAGACTACGAACCCCTTGATACATTTTGGCATTCACAAGGCTTTAAAAAAGTACCAGGGCTTGTCACTCGATATGAGTGGCAGGATAGAAATGAATCTTCACCGACAACCAAGAACATGCAATTTTGGATGAAAGATCTATGA
- a CDS encoding sensor histidine kinase, translating into MLIEKVAKKQIKAKKEVEYVLEQLLEEKSARENFVSALSHDLQTPLTAIRLSTQLLERKPEDLAKNRERIIHNVTRIEKMVQDILDANKLRAGVPLPLEVTEFNLIDCIQNVASEMNLIHHNRIVLSAPQKIMGFWSLDAVRRIAENLCTNAIKYGEENKPVSIVVKELDAKVEIEVHNEGQPIPSNEQDYLFNLYKRALSAKKSGKKGWGLGLTLVKGFATSMGGDVRVKSLQGFGTSFIVTLPKDVRSKIQAD; encoded by the coding sequence ATGCTGATTGAAAAGGTGGCAAAGAAACAGATTAAGGCCAAAAAAGAAGTTGAATATGTTCTGGAGCAACTCCTTGAAGAAAAATCGGCCAGGGAAAATTTTGTTTCGGCACTCTCTCATGATCTCCAAACTCCTCTGACCGCCATCCGCCTTTCGACTCAATTACTCGAGAGAAAGCCCGAAGACCTCGCTAAAAACCGCGAGAGAATCATTCATAATGTCACTCGAATCGAAAAGATGGTGCAAGATATTCTCGACGCGAATAAACTTCGTGCCGGAGTTCCCCTACCACTAGAGGTCACAGAATTTAATCTGATTGATTGTATTCAGAATGTTGCCAGTGAAATGAACCTCATTCATCACAATCGTATTGTATTATCTGCTCCCCAAAAAATCATGGGCTTCTGGAGTTTGGACGCCGTGAGGAGGATTGCCGAAAACCTCTGCACCAATGCCATTAAATATGGTGAGGAGAATAAGCCTGTATCAATCGTAGTGAAAGAATTGGACGCAAAAGTCGAAATCGAAGTCCACAATGAAGGACAACCAATTCCATCCAATGAGCAGGATTATTTATTCAATCTTTATAAGCGTGCCCTCTCCGCCAAAAAAAGTGGCAAGAAAGGATGGGGTCTTGGTCTAACTTTGGTAAAAGGTTTCGCCACATCCATGGGTGGAGATGTGAGAGTAAAAAGTCTCCAAGGCTTTGGGACGAGCTTTATCGTGACACTTCCAAAAGATGTGAGATCCAAAATTCAAGCTGACTAA
- a CDS encoding nucleotidyltransferase has translation MEIKKNLSHAEEKEQSERDFYDHNLSDLSELNRVLFTTIETLEKSSIPYAIIGGVAVKSLGRPRVTHDIDLFVRPDDAEKVLEVLEAKGFTTQKRDPFWLFKAWQDEILVDVIFKSSGDIYFDEEVRAHVRRVPYLGSYVNAISPEDFLVIKAAAHQEHNPHHWHDALAVLKQGNLDWDYLLKRAKHAPRRILALLIYGQSNDIAVPNEVIQKLYRGVFESPVYMPESIVYPYRHDLAHMSATSEEGTESPIYVKGKIMEALTTDERIAEHDVKVVVSDKTIVAKGEVFTEEQKDAVNEVIHEIAPSYECKNLVNVRILHAPEGSEAIK, from the coding sequence ATGGAAATCAAAAAGAATTTGAGCCATGCGGAAGAAAAGGAGCAAAGTGAGCGTGACTTCTACGATCACAACCTTAGTGACCTTTCTGAACTCAACCGAGTTCTCTTCACCACTATTGAAACCTTAGAAAAGAGTTCAATCCCCTATGCCATTATTGGTGGTGTGGCCGTAAAAAGCCTGGGTAGACCTCGAGTCACTCATGACATTGATCTTTTCGTAAGACCTGACGATGCAGAAAAGGTTCTTGAGGTCCTGGAGGCCAAAGGCTTCACCACTCAAAAGCGAGATCCTTTTTGGCTCTTTAAAGCGTGGCAAGATGAGATTCTGGTGGATGTGATTTTTAAGTCCAGTGGAGATATTTATTTTGATGAAGAAGTACGGGCCCACGTAAGACGCGTTCCATATTTAGGAAGTTACGTGAATGCCATTAGTCCTGAGGATTTTCTTGTCATCAAAGCGGCCGCCCATCAGGAACACAACCCTCATCATTGGCATGATGCCCTCGCTGTACTGAAACAAGGAAATCTCGATTGGGATTATCTCCTAAAGCGTGCCAAGCATGCTCCACGAAGAATTCTCGCCCTTTTGATTTACGGCCAGTCTAATGACATTGCGGTTCCAAATGAAGTCATCCAAAAGCTCTACCGCGGAGTTTTCGAATCACCTGTATATATGCCGGAGTCCATAGTCTATCCATATCGGCACGATCTTGCTCACATGAGTGCCACCTCTGAAGAAGGTACTGAGTCCCCTATATACGTGAAAGGTAAAATTATGGAGGCGCTTACTACAGATGAAAGAATTGCTGAGCATGACGTAAAAGTCGTGGTCTCAGATAAAACCATCGTGGCCAAGGGTGAGGTCTTCACCGAAGAACAAAAAGATGCTGTGAATGAAGTGATTCATGAAATTGCTCCAAGTTACGAATGCAAAAATTTGGTCAACGTCAGAATTCTTCATGCACCCGAAGGAAGTGAGGCGATCAAATGA
- a CDS encoding nitrilase-related carbon-nitrogen hydrolase has product MKISVISYSLSHDPDSILEWKSKLLGEIEKCVLSGSEIILYPEFFIMGLGKYFPGLDPKDQIEKVADYVTNDLLPDVKKHLPQKEVLLVLGSAPRKSNGKIFNSAPILHKGQWLFQDKLYLTPWETDFTPGEELGVFEFKGLKTAVVICFDSEQPDLSVKLKEEGVDLVLVPSATTNTNGSQRVNRCASARSIELGAAVVTALLVGDSVVELIDHNEGKSGVFLPAQEDITVKQEVYSEYSTSKHVVAQYELNIPMLKKLKERSSETKPFHERIKPQLRVSCR; this is encoded by the coding sequence ATGAAAATTTCAGTCATAAGTTACTCCTTGTCCCACGATCCTGACTCCATTCTCGAATGGAAAAGTAAGCTTTTGGGCGAGATCGAAAAATGTGTTCTGAGTGGCAGCGAGATCATTCTCTATCCTGAGTTCTTCATCATGGGTCTAGGGAAGTATTTCCCGGGCCTTGATCCAAAAGATCAGATTGAGAAGGTAGCGGATTACGTTACCAATGATCTGCTTCCAGATGTGAAGAAACATCTTCCTCAGAAAGAGGTTCTGCTTGTTTTAGGTTCTGCTCCTCGCAAGAGCAACGGGAAAATTTTTAACTCAGCACCCATTCTTCATAAAGGCCAGTGGCTCTTTCAAGACAAGTTATATCTTACTCCTTGGGAGACGGATTTTACTCCAGGTGAAGAGTTGGGTGTTTTCGAATTCAAAGGTCTGAAAACTGCGGTTGTGATTTGTTTTGATAGCGAGCAGCCCGATCTCTCAGTGAAGCTTAAAGAAGAGGGCGTTGATCTTGTTCTTGTTCCTTCTGCAACAACCAATACCAATGGAAGTCAACGAGTGAACCGTTGCGCTTCGGCCCGCTCGATTGAGCTAGGAGCGGCTGTCGTGACAGCACTTTTAGTAGGGGACTCGGTGGTTGAGCTCATTGATCACAATGAAGGAAAGTCTGGGGTATTTCTGCCTGCTCAGGAAGATATTACAGTGAAGCAGGAAGTTTATTCGGAATATTCAACCAGTAAACACGTAGTCGCTCAGTATGAGTTAAATATTCCTATGTTAAAGAAATTAAAGGAAAGAAGTTCTGAGACGAAACCTTTCCACGAGCGTATTAAGCCACAATTAAGGGTAAGTTGCCGTTAA
- the aceA gene encoding isocitrate lyase, with amino-acid sequence MMKAASEMKSNWASDPRWKGVTRTYSPEDVLKLRGSIQVQHTLAQMGAERLWELMQKEDYIHALGALTGNQAVQQVRAGLEAIYLSGWQVAADANLSGNMYPDQSLYPSNSVPAVVQKINRALMRADQIEFSEGKVSRHWMAPIIADAEAGFGGPLNSYELMKSMIEAGAAGVHFEDQLASEKKCGHLGGKVLIPSSQFIRTLTAARLAADVMGVPTFLIARTDAQGAQLLTSDVDERDRQFMTGERTSEGFYKIKSGLEAAIARGLAYAPFADLVWCETSTPDIDQARHFAEAIRKKYPGKALAYNCSPSFNWKKNLSEDQIARFQKELGSMGYKFQFVTLAGFHSLNHGMYELAMDYKERGMTAYSKLQEREFASEKFGYTATKHQREVGTGYFDMVSTVICNGQSSTLAYEGSTERQQFAQH; translated from the coding sequence ATGATGAAAGCCGCGAGTGAAATGAAATCCAACTGGGCCTCTGATCCACGCTGGAAAGGAGTGACCCGCACTTACTCCCCGGAAGATGTCCTAAAACTTCGGGGCTCAATTCAAGTTCAACACACTCTCGCTCAAATGGGTGCCGAGCGTTTGTGGGAACTCATGCAAAAGGAAGATTACATTCACGCTCTCGGAGCTTTGACTGGTAATCAGGCCGTGCAACAAGTCCGCGCAGGTCTTGAGGCGATTTATCTGAGCGGCTGGCAAGTCGCCGCCGACGCAAATTTATCCGGTAACATGTATCCAGATCAAAGTTTGTATCCTTCAAACTCTGTTCCGGCCGTGGTTCAAAAAATCAACCGAGCTCTCATGCGCGCCGATCAGATTGAGTTTTCTGAAGGAAAGGTCTCCCGCCACTGGATGGCCCCAATCATCGCAGATGCCGAAGCAGGCTTCGGTGGACCACTCAATTCCTACGAACTCATGAAAAGCATGATCGAGGCCGGTGCCGCCGGTGTTCACTTCGAGGATCAACTCGCTTCAGAGAAAAAATGCGGTCACTTAGGTGGAAAGGTTTTAATTCCTTCTTCACAATTTATTCGCACCCTCACTGCCGCTCGTTTAGCTGCGGACGTGATGGGAGTTCCAACTTTTCTTATCGCTCGAACTGATGCTCAGGGCGCTCAGCTTTTAACTTCTGACGTTGATGAGCGCGATCGTCAGTTCATGACCGGCGAACGTACTTCAGAAGGCTTTTATAAAATCAAATCGGGCCTTGAGGCCGCGATTGCTCGTGGTCTTGCGTACGCGCCGTTTGCCGATCTCGTGTGGTGTGAGACATCCACTCCCGATATCGATCAGGCCCGCCATTTCGCTGAGGCGATTCGTAAAAAGTATCCAGGCAAAGCTCTGGCCTATAACTGTTCTCCTTCATTTAATTGGAAGAAAAATTTGAGTGAGGATCAAATCGCTCGCTTCCAAAAAGAGTTGGGTTCAATGGGCTACAAGTTTCAATTCGTAACTCTGGCCGGTTTCCATTCTTTAAACCATGGCATGTATGAACTTGCTATGGATTACAAAGAGCGTGGCATGACCGCCTATTCAAAACTTCAGGAACGCGAGTTCGCGAGTGAAAAATTCGGTTACACAGCCACTAAACACCAACGCGAAGTAGGGACAGGTTACTTCGATATGGTGAGTACAGTGATTTGTAACGGTCAATCTTCTACACTTGCTTACGAAGGTTCAACTGAACGCCAACAGTTTGCTCAACACTGA